In the Flavobacterium sp. 90 genome, GAAATTCCGTTGGAAGAACTTCAAAAATGGGATGATGCTAAAAAACAATTCAAAATCTACGAAGGGAAATACAATGTAAGAATTGGTTCGAATTCCAGAGATGCAATGTTAGAAGCGAGTTTCGAAATTGTGAAGTAGGGAGAAGATCGTAGAGGAAAGATTATAGAAGCAAGATTTTAGAGGGAAGATTATAGAGGGAAGATTGTAGAAGCAAGATTATAGAAGCAAGATTATAGAAGCAAGATTATAGAGGGAAGATTATAGAGGGAAGATTATAGAGGGAAGATTGTAGGTGGAAGATTGTAGAGGGAAGAGGAGCAGGTTTGGGGTTATTTGAAATTAGCGCAAATTCGTGTAATTCGTGGCGAAAAAAAAAATCAGATGTTACAACAGATGAAAATATCAAATTATAAAAGATGAATAAAAATTTAAAATCGGCATTTTTTGCAATTTTAGCGCTTTGCTATCTGCAAATGCAAAGTCAGAGTATTAAACAAAATTTGACACAATATGTAGATCCTTTTATTGGTACAGGATTTCACGGACACGTTTTCATGGGAGCAAATGTGCCTTTTGGAGCGGTTCAGTTGGGACCTGTAAACATATCACAAGGTTGGGATTGGTGCTCGGGTTATCATTATTCTGATCCTACTATTATTGGATTTTCACACACACATTTGAGCGGAACCGGAATTGGTGATCTTGGAGATTTACTTTTTATGCCAGCCGTTGGTAAAATCAATTTGAAAAAAGGAACTGCCAAAGACATGGAAAACGGATATATTTCAGGTTTTGATCATAAAGATGAGGTAGCAAAACCAGGATATTATTCGGTTATTTTGAAGAAAAACGGAATCAAAGCCGAAATGACTGCTTCTGAAAGAGTTGGTTTTCAAAAATACACTTTCCCGGCTTCAGATAAATCACATATTATTTTAGATCTGGTTGAAGGAATTGGTTGGGATAAAGCCGTAGATACTTATATCAGAGTTAAAAATGATACTTTAATAGAAGGTTATCGTTTCTCAAAAGGCTGGGCTCCTGATCAAAGGATTTATTTTGCAGCAATTTTATCAAAACCGGCTAAAAAAATCCAATTGTATAACAATACAAAAGAGATGATAAATAAAGTGGTTTTGGGCGACAGTGCAAAAGCGGTGATTCAATTTTCGACTTTAAAAGATGAAGTGATTAAAATTAAAGTGGGAATTTCGGCAGTTAGCACTGAAAATGCTTTGATGAACATTAAAAAAGAAATTTCGGGTTGGAACTTCGAAAAAACAGCAACTGAGGCTGATGAAAAATGGAATAAAGAGCTGAATAAAATTGCAGTAAAATCGAATGATATTGCCAAAATGAAAACGTTTTATACCGCATTATACCACACCATGATTGCGCCTTCTACTTACAATGACAGCAATGGCGATTATTATGGTTCGGACAAACAAGTTCATAAAGCAGCCGGATTTACAAATTTGACAACTTTTTCATTATGGGATACTTATAGAGGCGCAAATCCTTTGTTTACATTAACTCAAACCGAAAAAGTTTCGGATATAATCAATTCGATGTTGGCGATTTATCAGGAAACAGGACATCTTCCGGTTTGGCATTTAATGGGCAATGAAACGTATTGTATGCCTGGAAACAGTGCCATTCAGATTGTTGCCGATGCGTATCTAAAAGGAATCAAAGGAATTGACGGAGAATTGGCTTTCGAAGCGGTAAAAGCAACAGCAATGCAAGATGATCGTGGATTAAATTTTGTTAAAAAAATAGGCTACATTCCGGCAGATAGTTTGAGAGAATCGGTAGCAATTGGAATGGAATATGCAATTTCAGACGGTGCAATTGCTATGATGGCTAAAAAAATGGGAAAAACAGAAGATTATAATTATTTCTATAACCGCTCAAAAGCATACAAGAAATATTACGATGCTTCGACCACTTTTGTACGTGGAAAAGTGAGCGATACAGAATGGAGGACACCTTTTGATCCGTTTAAATCGGCGCATATGAAAGATGATTTTGCCGAAGGAAATGCCTGGCAATACACTTGGTTAGTGCCTCATGATGTAGAAGGATTGATTGCAATGTTGGGAGGAGAAAAACCGTTTACGAAAAAACTGGATACTTTATTTACTATTAAAGGAGATATGGGAGCTGAGGCTTCAAACGATATTACAGGTTTGATTGGACAGTATGCTCACGGAAACGAGCCAAGTCATCACATTACATATTTGTATAATTTCGTGGGACAACCTTGGAAAACTGCTGAGAAAGTACGTTACATCATTGATAATTTATATAGCGACAAACAGGACGGATTGTGTGGAAACGAAGACGTAGGACAAATGTCGGCTTGGTACGTTTGGAGCGCCATGGGAATGTATTCTGTAAATCCATTCAACGGAATTTACGTTTTTGGAAGTCCAACTATGGATGAATCAGTATTGAATTTGGCTGATGGAAAAAGCTTTATTGTGAAAGCCGTAAACAATACTCCAAAGAATATCTACATTCAAAAAGCAACTTTAAACGGAAAGGATTATACTAAAAGTTATATCCTTCATTCGGATATCATGAAAGGTGGTGAATTGATTTTTACAATGGGAGACAAACCTTCAAAATCTTGGGGAGTTTCTCCTAAAGACAGACCTTATTCTGTGAAATAAATTTTTTATTGAGTTTTTGTTGGATTAGATTCAATTTTTTAAAACCTACAATGTTTTCAAAACCTTGTAGGTTTTATTGTTTGTGTATCAAATACCTGCAAGGTCTAAAAAAGACCTTGCAGGAAAATCCAAAAAAGGCGTTTCACTTGCATTAACATATCCCGATAGTTAATAGGAATATGTGCGATAAAGGAGTTTCTTTTTGATTTACTTTTTTCAAAAACATAAAATCTATGTTTATATGTGTTTTAAAAATTATTTTTTGCGTGTTACACTCAACGGGTTAGATAGAATTAATAAATCACAATATTAATAATCAATATTTTTCCCATTCTTTTTGAGTATTTAAAAAATAAAACTTCATAATTTTCAAAAAAGACAATTACTAATTAAATAATGGTAATATTGAATTAATAAGTATACTGCAATCATTATAATTTTATAGTTCTAAAATAGAATAAATTTAATAAAAAACATATGGCATTAATAACTCAGTTGGATGTTGAAAAAGATGTTAGTTCTGTAGCAAATAAAAAATGGTTGTTTCCTTTTATATTGGTAACCAGTTTGTTTTTTTTCTGGGGATTCGTACATAATTTAGATCCAATACTTATTCCTCATTTAAGAAAAGCATTTAATCTTACCGATTTAGAATCTTCTTTGATTGATTCATCGGTCTTTATTGCCTATTTTGTTATGGCTTTGCCAGCCGGTTATATCATGAGAAAATACGGTTATAAATCCGGTATTATGATAGGATTGGTTTTGTTTGGTATTGGTTCAATTTTGTTTGTTCCGGCTGCCAATTCACTACAATATATTTACTTTTTAGGAGCGTTATTTGTTATAGCCTGCGGATTAACTTTCTTAGAAACGGCTGCAAATCCTTATGTTACAATATTAGGTCCGTCTGAAACGGCGACCAAAAGACTAAATTTTTCACAATCATTTAACGGACTCGCTGCTTTTATTGCTCCCGCATATATTGGTCCGATGATTTTATCCGGAAAAAATTTAACTCAGGCGCAAATGGATGCGATGGCACCGGCAGAATTGCATGCTTATGTTTTGGAAGAAGCAGCAAGTGTAAAAATGCCTTATCTAATTTTGGGACTGATTATTTTGGCTGTAGCCTTAGTATTTTATTTTACTAATATGCCTGATGTAAAAGATGAAGATAAAGAAGGAGCAGAGGGAGCAAGTTTTGCCGGAGCCTTGAAATCGATGCGTTTAAGATGGGGAATTTTAGCTCAGTTTTTTTATGTAGGAGCACAGGTTTGCGTTGGAAGTTTTTTTATTAAAATGGCAACTACTTCGGCAGGTCTGGAAGAAGGTGTTGCAGCCAAATATTTAGGTTTTTATGGTCTGGCATTTATGATAGGACGTTTTGCCGGAACATTTTTGATGCAATATATAAAGCCAAGAAAATTATTAATCATTTATACAATTATTAATATTCTATTATCAATATTAGCGATAGTGGGAACAGGAATGATAGTAGTCTATACTTTAATAGCGATCGCGTTTTTTATGAGCATCATGTTTCCTACTATTTTTTCAATGGGTATTGACGGACTCGGACATAATACAAAAATCGGATCTTCATTGATCGTAATGTCAATAGTTGGAGGAGCTTTACTTCCTCCGGTTTTAGGATTTATTTCGGATGTTACAGGAAGTATTCAAAATGGATACGTTGTTCCGTTGACTTGTTTTTCAGTAATACTATTGTTCGCATTTAACGGACACAAAACAAATAAAGCATAAATTCTATTTATATAATATGTTAGAAAACGAAGTAAAAAGATTAGTGGTGAAAATGCACCCGGAAGATAATGTGCTTGTAGCTTTAACAGATTTGGTAAAAGGAGAAAGTGTGATTTTTGACAATCAGACTTATATACTTCAAGATACTATTAAGGCAAAACATAAATTTTATACAGCAGATTTAAAATCAGGAGCTGAAATAACGATGTATGGTGTTTTGGTTGGAAAAGTGCAAAATGATGTTGCTAGGGGAAGCCTGATGACAACAGATAATCTTAAACATGCCGCAGAACCTTATCAGTATCGTGATGTTGATTTTGAATGGAAAGCTCCAGATGTTTCAAAGTATAAAGACAGAACTTTTAAAGGATATAAAAGAAATGACGGTCGCGTAGGAACTGCCAATTATTGGTTGTTTGTACCAACAGTATTTTGCGAAAATAGAAATCTTGATGTAATCCGTGAAGCTTTGCATAATGAGTTGGGATATTCAGTAAGCGATAAATACACGCAATATACGCATAGTTTATTGGAGGCATTTAAAAAAGGAGAAAGTCTGGATACCATAAATGTTCAATTGGCTCCGGATACAAATACGAACCGCGCGTTTAAAAACGTAGATGGAATTAAATTTCTAAACCATCAGGGAGGTTGCGGAGGTACACGTCAGGATGCGGCTACTTTGAGCGCGTTATTGGCTTCCTATGCAAATCATCCAAACGTAGCAGGTATAACAGTATTGAGTTTGGGATGCCAACATTTGCAAGTGCAGGATTTTACAAATGATGTTAAAAAACAAAATGCATCTTTTGATAAACCATTATTTATTTTTGAGCAGCAACAATCAAAAAGTGAAGAACAATTAGTTGCCGATGCCATTAAAAAAACATTTGAAGGCTTAATCGAAATAAACAAACACGAACGAGTTTCGGCGCCATTGAGCGAATTATGTTTGGGAGTTAAATGCGGAGGAAGCGATGGCTTTAGCGGAGTTTCTGCTAATCCGGCTGTAGGTTATGCTTCAGATTTATTGGTGGCTTTGGGCGGTAAAGTTTTGTTAGCAGAATTTCCTGAATTATGTGGAGTAGAACAGAATCTGATTGATCGTTGTACAACAGAAACGGTAGCTAATAAATTCATTGATTTAATGCAGTCTTATGATGCTTTGGCACATAAAGTAGGTTCAGGATTTCACATGAATCCATCGCCGGGAAACATCAAAGACGGATTAATAACCGATGCCATAAAAAGTGCCGGAGCAGCTAAAAAAGGAGGTACAGCGCCAGTCGTTGATGTATTAGATTATACGGAACCGGCGACAAAAGCAGGTTTGAGTTTGGTTTGTACACCAGGAAATGATGTTGAAGCAACAACAGGAAAAGCGGCATCCGGAGCAACATTAATATTATTTACAACAGGATTAGGAACGCCAACAGGTAATCCGGTTTGTCCTGTTATTAAAGTAGCCACAAATTCTATTTTAGCGCAAAAAATGAGCGATATTATTGATATTGATTGCGGTCCGATAATTAGTGGCGAAAAAACCATTGAAGAAATGGGCGAAGATATTTTGGAATATTGCATTAAAGCGGCAAGTGGAGAAATTATTCCAAAAGCAGTGTTGTTAAACCAAGATGATTTTATTCCGTGGAAACGTGGAGTATCATTGTAATAATTATGAGTTATAAATTACGAACTCTCTAGACCTAAAAGTCTAATAATCTAAAGATCTAAAAATCTAAATATATGTTTTCATTACAAAACAAAAAAGCGGTTGTTACTGGTGGTGGCAGCGGAATTGGAAAAGCCATTTCAGTCTTATTTGCAAAGCAAGGAGCTGAGGTACATATTATTGAATTAACAGAAGAAAGTGCTAAAACGGCTGTTGAAGAAATAAAAACAAACGGAGGAAAAGTTTTTTCACATGCTTGTAATGTAGCCAATCAGGAAGAAGTATTAGCAACATTCGGAAAAATTGGAAACATTAATATTCTGGTAAATAATGCGGGAATTGCTCATGTTGGAAAAGTAGAAACCACTCCTGAAGCAGATTTTGACCGAATTATGAATGTGAATGTAAAAGGAGTTTACAATTGTTTGCATGCTTCAATACCACATTTTCGAAATACAGGCGGAGGCGTTATTTTAAATATGGCTTCGATTGCTGCCTGGGTCGGTATTCCGGATCGATTTGCTTATTCTACCGCCAAAGGAGCTGTAATGGCAATGACCTTGTCGATAGCCAGAGATTATATGAGTGAAAATATCCGTTGTAATTCTGTTTCTCCGGCGCGTGTGCATACACCTTTTGTAGATGGATTTATTGCAAAGAATTATCCGGGTCAGGAAGCTGAAATGTTCGAAAAATTATCAAAATCTCAACCTATCGGACGTATGGCAAAACCGGATGAAGTTGCAGCTTTAGCTTTGTTTTTATGCAGCGATGAATCTGGTTTTGTTACTGGTTGTGATTATCCTATTGATGGAGGTTTTATTAAATTAAATAACTAATTTATAATGAAGGTTGCCTTATTCATACCCTGTTATATAGACCAGTTTTACCCTAATGTGGGTATTGCTACTTTGCAGGTATTAGAAAAATTAGGCTGCGATGTCACTTTTCCGTTACAGCAAACTTGCTGTGGTCAACCTATGGCTAACAGTGGTTTTGCAAGTTTGAGTAAGGGTTGCGATATCAATTTTGTTCAAAATTTTGCAGGATTTGATTATATAGTTGCTCCTTCGGGAAGTTGCGTTTTGCATGTAAAAGAACATTTGCAAGATGACAAACATCCGCAAGAAGCATTACAGATTCGTAATACTATTTATGAATTCACCGAGTTTTTAACTGACATCTTAAAGGTGGAAAGTATTAATGCCAGTTTTCCTTTTAAAGTTGGGATGCACAACAGTTGCCACGGACAGAGAGGATTAAACCTTTCATCAATGACAGAAAGAATGTTACCGGAATTTTCAAAACCGGAACAATTATTAAATATGGTCAAAGACATTACCCTGACTAAAGCAAAACGAAATGATGAATGTTGCGGTTTTGGAGGTACTTTTTGCGTGTTTGAAGAAGCAGTAAGCGTAAAAATGGGTAAGGACAGAATAAAAGAACACGAAGATAATGAGGTTGATTATATTACTGGAGGAGATACCAGCTGTTTAATGCATCTGGAAGGAATATTAAAGCGACAAGGAAGTACCACTAAAACGATTCATATTGCTGAAATATTGAATGGTTTTTTATAAAAATTGTAGTTTGAATATATTTTTTAAACACATAGAAACATGCGTTGAAATAATTATAATCAACAGGATAGAATAAATATAAAAGTATGACGGTAAAACACGCTGCATTAGCGGAAAAGTTTATAGCTGACGAGCCTAGAACCGACTGGCACGACGAAACTTTGTGGTTCGTTCGTGAAAAGCGCGATAAGGCTGCTCATGGTTTACCGGAATGGGAGCAATTAAGAGAATGGGGTTCGCAGATAAAGAACAACACGCTTTCAAACCTTTCCAGTTATTTAAAAGAATTTGAAGAAAAAGCTACAGCCAATGGCATAAAAGTGCACTGGGCTTCAGATGCCAAAGAGCACAATGAGATAATTCATAAAATCATCAAAAAACACGGTATTCAGAAAATTGTGAAGAGCAAGAGTATGTTAACCGAAGAATGTCATTTGAATGAATATTTACAGCATAATGGAATAGAAGTGGTCGATACTGATCTGGGAGAACGTATAGTTCAATTCAGAAAAGAACCTCCAAGTCATATTGTGTTGCCTGCAATTCACTTAAAAAAAGAAGATGTAAGTACTACTTTTCATGACCATTTGCAAACTGAAAAAGGAAATAACGATCCACAATATTTAACCGAAGCAGCGAGACAACACTTGCGTAATAAGTTTGTAGAATCGGAATTAGCGATTACAGGAGTCAATTTTGCGATTGCTGAAACAGGAGGTTTTGTAGTTTGTACCAATGAAGGAAATGCTGATATGGGAGCTCATACAGCGCCTGTACACATTGCGTGTATGGGTTTTGAAAAGTTAATTCCAAAAGCAGAACACCTTTCTGTGTTTTTGAGATTATTAGCCAGAAGCGCCACAGGTCAGCCTATTACAACTTATTCAAGTCATTTTCATAAACCGAGACCAAATCAGGAAATGCATATTGTGATTGTAGATAATGGTCGCAGTAAACAACTGGGAAGAGAAGACTTTAGAAATTCATTAAAATGTATTCGTTGCGCAGCCTGTTTTAACACTTGTCCGGTATATCGAAGAAGTGGCGGACATAGTTATCATACAGCTGTTGCAGGTCCAATTGGTTCTATCTTAAATCCGAATTTAGATATGAAAGCCAATGCCGATTTGCCTTTTGCATCAACTTTATGTGGTAGTTGTACCAATGTATGTCCGGTTAAAATCAATATACACGAACAGTTATGGAAATGGAGACAAGTAATTGTTGCTGAAGGATATGTAGACACAAGTAAAAAACTGGGAATGAAAGGAATGAGTTTTGTATTCTCGAATCCTAAAGTGTATCGTTTCATGGGAAAAATGGGAAGAGGCGTAATGCATTTATTCCCTTTTATGGTAAATAATAAATTAAATATTTGGTCTAAACAACGTGAAATGCCAGTCGCTCCAAAGGAATCATTCCGGGATTGGTATTTGAAAAACGGGAAAAACCAAAAATAAAATAGCAGAGAAAGAGCGTATGAGTGCAAGAGAAAATATATTGAATGCCATAGCGATGAATCAGCCTGAATTGGTTGAACTTCCTGTTATTGATCTCAATTCTGTTATTCATTATGAAGATGCCTTTGCACAGTTTAAAACTGTATTGGAGAGCATTGGTGGTAAAGTAGAATTGATTTCGGATATAGCAGTGCTTAAAGATCAGTTAATTGCTGATAAAACAAGCGGAAGTTTTATTGTAAATACTATAGCAGCACTTGGAGATATAGACGAACAAGTAGCTTTTTTGTCGGCAATTGAATTAGAAAAAGTCGAAAAAGCATACATAAAAGGTACAATTGGAGTGGCAGAAAATGGCGCTGTCTGGGTTTATGAAAGTCAAATGATAAACAGACTTATTCCTTTTATATGTCAGCATTTGATTTTGGTAATCGAGAAAAAAAACATTGTAAACACGTTACATCAGGCATACGAAAAAATAGAAGTATCAAAAGAAGGATTTGGTGCATTTATAGCCGGACCTTCTAAAACGGCCGATATAGAACAATCATTGGTAATAGGAGCGCATGGCGCAAGAAGTGCTGTGATTTATGTAATTGAATAACGACAAGGATAATGTTGTCTGAATAAATAAAAGAAGTATAATATATTTAAAAGTAATAAAAATGAAACTAATACGATTTGGAGAAGCCGGTAAAGAAAAACCAGGTATTTTAATAGGAGAAAAAAGATTTGATGTCTCTTCAATAGTAACGGATTACAACGAAACGTTTTTTGAAGAAAACGGATTAGAAAAATTAAAAAAAGCATTAGAAAATAATCCGGTATTACCGGAAGTTGACGCAAATGTACGTTTAGGTTCTCCGGTGGCGAGACCTTCAAAAATAATATGTATTGGTTTAAATTATGTAGATCATTGTTTAGAAACCAATGCGCCAATTCCGGCAGAGCCAATTATCTTTTTTAAATCAACTACCTCTTTATGCGGACCAAATGATGATTTGATAATCCCAAAGAACAGTGAAAAAACAGATTGGGAAATTGAGTTGGCTTTTATAGTGGGTAAAAAAGCAAGTTATGTAGAAGAAGCCGATGCTTTAGATTATGTTGCCGGTTATGCTTTACTGAATGATTATAGTGAAAGAGCTTTTCAAATAGAGCGTGGTGGACAATGGGCAAAAGGAAAAGGCTGCGATACATTTGCACCACTTGGACCCTTTTTGGCAACTCAGGACGAAATCGCAGACGTGAATAATATACCAATGTGGTTAACAGTTAACGGGAAAAAATTCCAAAATAGTAATACTTCTAATCTGGTATTTAAAATTCCATTTTTAGTGCATTATTTAAGTCAGTTTATGACGTTGCTTCCTGGTGATATCATTAGTACAGGAACTCCTCCGGGTGTTGGTTTAGGAATTAAACCAGATCCTATTTACATCAAAGCAGGAGATGTAATCGAATTAGGAATGGACGGTTTAGGCAGCAGTAAACAACACGCTGTGGCTTACACAAAATAGAATAACATAATTCGTTAATTATAACACATAGTCCCGAAGCTTTGAGCTTCGGGAACAAAGCATTAAACACAATATTGTCATTTCGACGAAGGAGAAATCTTCGCAAGTAA is a window encoding:
- a CDS encoding GH92 family glycosyl hydrolase, whose translation is MNKNLKSAFFAILALCYLQMQSQSIKQNLTQYVDPFIGTGFHGHVFMGANVPFGAVQLGPVNISQGWDWCSGYHYSDPTIIGFSHTHLSGTGIGDLGDLLFMPAVGKINLKKGTAKDMENGYISGFDHKDEVAKPGYYSVILKKNGIKAEMTASERVGFQKYTFPASDKSHIILDLVEGIGWDKAVDTYIRVKNDTLIEGYRFSKGWAPDQRIYFAAILSKPAKKIQLYNNTKEMINKVVLGDSAKAVIQFSTLKDEVIKIKVGISAVSTENALMNIKKEISGWNFEKTATEADEKWNKELNKIAVKSNDIAKMKTFYTALYHTMIAPSTYNDSNGDYYGSDKQVHKAAGFTNLTTFSLWDTYRGANPLFTLTQTEKVSDIINSMLAIYQETGHLPVWHLMGNETYCMPGNSAIQIVADAYLKGIKGIDGELAFEAVKATAMQDDRGLNFVKKIGYIPADSLRESVAIGMEYAISDGAIAMMAKKMGKTEDYNYFYNRSKAYKKYYDASTTFVRGKVSDTEWRTPFDPFKSAHMKDDFAEGNAWQYTWLVPHDVEGLIAMLGGEKPFTKKLDTLFTIKGDMGAEASNDITGLIGQYAHGNEPSHHITYLYNFVGQPWKTAEKVRYIIDNLYSDKQDGLCGNEDVGQMSAWYVWSAMGMYSVNPFNGIYVFGSPTMDESVLNLADGKSFIVKAVNNTPKNIYIQKATLNGKDYTKSYILHSDIMKGGELIFTMGDKPSKSWGVSPKDRPYSVK
- the fucP gene encoding L-fucose:H+ symporter permease, with the protein product MALITQLDVEKDVSSVANKKWLFPFILVTSLFFFWGFVHNLDPILIPHLRKAFNLTDLESSLIDSSVFIAYFVMALPAGYIMRKYGYKSGIMIGLVLFGIGSILFVPAANSLQYIYFLGALFVIACGLTFLETAANPYVTILGPSETATKRLNFSQSFNGLAAFIAPAYIGPMILSGKNLTQAQMDAMAPAELHAYVLEEAASVKMPYLILGLIILAVALVFYFTNMPDVKDEDKEGAEGASFAGALKSMRLRWGILAQFFYVGAQVCVGSFFIKMATTSAGLEEGVAAKYLGFYGLAFMIGRFAGTFLMQYIKPRKLLIIYTIINILLSILAIVGTGMIVVYTLIAIAFFMSIMFPTIFSMGIDGLGHNTKIGSSLIVMSIVGGALLPPVLGFISDVTGSIQNGYVVPLTCFSVILLFAFNGHKTNKA
- a CDS encoding altronate dehydratase family protein, which encodes MLENEVKRLVVKMHPEDNVLVALTDLVKGESVIFDNQTYILQDTIKAKHKFYTADLKSGAEITMYGVLVGKVQNDVARGSLMTTDNLKHAAEPYQYRDVDFEWKAPDVSKYKDRTFKGYKRNDGRVGTANYWLFVPTVFCENRNLDVIREALHNELGYSVSDKYTQYTHSLLEAFKKGESLDTINVQLAPDTNTNRAFKNVDGIKFLNHQGGCGGTRQDAATLSALLASYANHPNVAGITVLSLGCQHLQVQDFTNDVKKQNASFDKPLFIFEQQQSKSEEQLVADAIKKTFEGLIEINKHERVSAPLSELCLGVKCGGSDGFSGVSANPAVGYASDLLVALGGKVLLAEFPELCGVEQNLIDRCTTETVANKFIDLMQSYDALAHKVGSGFHMNPSPGNIKDGLITDAIKSAGAAKKGGTAPVVDVLDYTEPATKAGLSLVCTPGNDVEATTGKAASGATLILFTTGLGTPTGNPVCPVIKVATNSILAQKMSDIIDIDCGPIISGEKTIEEMGEDILEYCIKAASGEIIPKAVLLNQDDFIPWKRGVSL
- a CDS encoding SDR family oxidoreductase gives rise to the protein MFSLQNKKAVVTGGGSGIGKAISVLFAKQGAEVHIIELTEESAKTAVEEIKTNGGKVFSHACNVANQEEVLATFGKIGNINILVNNAGIAHVGKVETTPEADFDRIMNVNVKGVYNCLHASIPHFRNTGGGVILNMASIAAWVGIPDRFAYSTAKGAVMAMTLSIARDYMSENIRCNSVSPARVHTPFVDGFIAKNYPGQEAEMFEKLSKSQPIGRMAKPDEVAALALFLCSDESGFVTGCDYPIDGGFIKLNN
- a CDS encoding (Fe-S)-binding protein; this translates as MKVALFIPCYIDQFYPNVGIATLQVLEKLGCDVTFPLQQTCCGQPMANSGFASLSKGCDINFVQNFAGFDYIVAPSGSCVLHVKEHLQDDKHPQEALQIRNTIYEFTEFLTDILKVESINASFPFKVGMHNSCHGQRGLNLSSMTERMLPEFSKPEQLLNMVKDITLTKAKRNDECCGFGGTFCVFEEAVSVKMGKDRIKEHEDNEVDYITGGDTSCLMHLEGILKRQGSTTKTIHIAEILNGFL
- a CDS encoding lactate utilization protein B; protein product: MTVKHAALAEKFIADEPRTDWHDETLWFVREKRDKAAHGLPEWEQLREWGSQIKNNTLSNLSSYLKEFEEKATANGIKVHWASDAKEHNEIIHKIIKKHGIQKIVKSKSMLTEECHLNEYLQHNGIEVVDTDLGERIVQFRKEPPSHIVLPAIHLKKEDVSTTFHDHLQTEKGNNDPQYLTEAARQHLRNKFVESELAITGVNFAIAETGGFVVCTNEGNADMGAHTAPVHIACMGFEKLIPKAEHLSVFLRLLARSATGQPITTYSSHFHKPRPNQEMHIVIVDNGRSKQLGREDFRNSLKCIRCAACFNTCPVYRRSGGHSYHTAVAGPIGSILNPNLDMKANADLPFASTLCGSCTNVCPVKINIHEQLWKWRQVIVAEGYVDTSKKLGMKGMSFVFSNPKVYRFMGKMGRGVMHLFPFMVNNKLNIWSKQREMPVAPKESFRDWYLKNGKNQK
- a CDS encoding LUD domain-containing protein, with protein sequence MSARENILNAIAMNQPELVELPVIDLNSVIHYEDAFAQFKTVLESIGGKVELISDIAVLKDQLIADKTSGSFIVNTIAALGDIDEQVAFLSAIELEKVEKAYIKGTIGVAENGAVWVYESQMINRLIPFICQHLILVIEKKNIVNTLHQAYEKIEVSKEGFGAFIAGPSKTADIEQSLVIGAHGARSAVIYVIE
- a CDS encoding fumarylacetoacetate hydrolase family protein — encoded protein: MKLIRFGEAGKEKPGILIGEKRFDVSSIVTDYNETFFEENGLEKLKKALENNPVLPEVDANVRLGSPVARPSKIICIGLNYVDHCLETNAPIPAEPIIFFKSTTSLCGPNDDLIIPKNSEKTDWEIELAFIVGKKASYVEEADALDYVAGYALLNDYSERAFQIERGGQWAKGKGCDTFAPLGPFLATQDEIADVNNIPMWLTVNGKKFQNSNTSNLVFKIPFLVHYLSQFMTLLPGDIISTGTPPGVGLGIKPDPIYIKAGDVIELGMDGLGSSKQHAVAYTK